Proteins co-encoded in one Amblyraja radiata isolate CabotCenter1 chromosome 24, sAmbRad1.1.pri, whole genome shotgun sequence genomic window:
- the LOC116986645 gene encoding repetitive proline-rich cell wall protein 2-like — translation MATLHKATPIETTPSMATPNEATPIMATPIEATPNEATPNEATPIMATPIMATPIMATPNEATPIMATPNEATPIMATPNEATPNEATPIMATPIMATPSTATPIMATPIMATPNEATPSTATPNEATPIMATPIEATPNEATPIMATPIEATPNEATPNEATPIMATPIEATPNEATPNEATPIMATPSTATPIMATPSTATPNEATPSTATPIMATPIMATPNEATPSTATPN, via the coding sequence ATGGCCACTCTCCACAAGGCCACGCCCATTGAGACCACTCCCAGCATGGCCACTCCCAATGAGGCCACTCCCATCATGGCCACTCCCATCGAGGCCACTCCCAATGAGGCCACTCCCAATGAGGCCACTCCCATCATGGCCACTCCCATCATGGCCACTCCCATCATGGCCACTCCCAATGAGGCCACTCCCATCATGGCCACTCCCAATGAGGCCACTCCCATCATGGCCACTCCCAATGAGGCCACTCCCAATGAGGCCACTCCCATCATGGCCACTCCCATCATGGCCACTCCCAGCACGGCCACTCCCATCATGGCCACTCCCATCATGGCCACTCCCAATGAGGCCACTCCCAGCACAGCCACTCCCAATGAGGCCACTCCCATCATGGCCACTCCCATCGAGGCCACTCCCAATGAGGCCACTCCCATCATGGCCACTCCCATCGAGGCCACTCCCAATGAGGCCACTCCCAATGAGGCCACTCCCATCATGGCCACTCCCATCGAGGCCACTCCCAATGAGGCCACTCCCAATGAGGCCACTCCCATCATGGCCACTCCCAGCACGGCCACTCCCATCATGGCCACTCCCAGCACGGCCACTCCCAATGAGGCCACTCCCAGCACGGCCACTCCCATCATGGCCACTCCCATCATGGCCACTCCCAATGAGGCCACTCCCAGCACAGCCACTCCCAATTAG